The DNA region AGCGCGGCCGCCTTTTCCAAATTCTTGAGTTTCTCGTAGAGCACGGCAGATTGCTTAAAGAGGCCGCCTTTTTCATAGTAGTAAGCCGCTTCTTCTTTGTCCTTGAGTCGCTTGAGACTTACTTCGGCCGCCTGGTCATATATTTTCGCCTTAACCAAAAACTCAAATCCCAGCCGATACGCTTTGCGGGATAGATGAATATCCGCCAGTTCTCCAAAGCGGCCCTTCTGTTCCAATAACTTCAGATGACACCGATGCGCGTTTTCTTTACTGTTCGATTTGCTCCATAATAGAAAGGCTTGTTCGTAGTCTCCACATTTTTCATAATAAGAAGCGGCCTTGTCCAAATCTCCAATCTCTTGAAAACAGTTAGCCGCCAACTGAAAATCCTGTCGCTTTTCGGCCTCGTAAGCCCTGGCCTTGACCAACAATGTGTCTTCGCCGGCATTTTTGTAACACTCCATTGCCGCTTTGTAGTAACGCCGTTCGAAAAAATAATGCCCCTGAGTCAGCCATTCGTCGGGTGCGGAGATAACATTCCAGACACTGCTAATGTAGTTGACATCATCGGTGATATAAACTTTATCTCGGATAGGCTCGCTGCGCCAGATCAACGACGGTTCGGTATCGTCATAAATCAGCAAATCTCTCTGCGCGCGAGTGATGGCGACATAAAGCAGGTTGATTTCATGCTTGATTTTCGCTTGATGAATGCTTTGGTCGGATTCGGCTATAATGACCTTCCAGATATCTTTCGTACGAACATCGCTGCCAAATTTCCACAGCAACACAGTGTCGAATTCCAGACCTTTGGCTTCGTTAATAGTAAAAATGAGTTCCGTATCCAGAAGTTCTCTAAGGTACTTTTTCTCTTCCTCTGTGCGCACCAGGATGGTTTTTTTGGCGCTGGTGCTCCGGATACTCTCCAGAATTGTGGGTTGATCCAAATTCCGGACCACAACGGGCGGCCGTCCTTTGTATTTCCAGTCCTCCTTCGGCTCTTCGGCACTGCTGCCCAGAAGCTTCGCCTTTAACTCCAAAAGAATGTTGGACAATTCCACAATGCTGCCCGAACTTCTGAAATTCAAGTTGAGAAAATGAATGTCCGGTATTTTGAGTTTCCGCTCATAAAAATGGCGTTTCAATTCTTCCCAGCGAAATCCACTGGGATTGATCGTCTGTTTCGTATCGCCACATAAAAGCAAATTCATCGGATTTCTGACCGTGTAAAAAAGTAGCTCATGTTGCACATCGGTCAAGTCCTGTACCTCGTCACAGACCACCAGGTCATAGCAATGGGTGTCCGGCTTATGTTCGCTCAATAGTGTCACAACCTCTCTGGTAAGATCCAACTCATCCCACAATCCCTCGCGGTGGAGTCTTTCCTGGTACCATTCGAAAACGCGGTAGAGGTTGTGCCGGTCGAGTTGGAAATTGGGTGCTTTCTTCTTTCCAAGCGCTTCATAATCGACAAAAGAAAGATACTTTTTCTGTGTTAACTCCCTGGCTTTCGACAAAAGGTTGAAGGTGCGATCAATGACCGTCAACACCCGGTCGCCCTGGGCTTCGACGTAGTGACTAAGATTTCTGGAAAATGTCATGATATCGGTTCCAAGATACTTCTGAACAAAGTTCTCCACTTTTTCGAGAGATTTCAATTGTGCGAAGGTGTAAAATTGTTGCTGCAAAGCGCTCAAAAACCTTGGTTGAACCGGCTTGATTTTCAAACCTACCAAGGCGTTTTTGAGGATGTTGATGTTGATTTGCGGCAGGGCACCTTTGATGATGGAACGAATTTCCTCCCAGATCAAGGGAGCGTCGTATCCCTTCGCCTGTGGACAGGACAAGATCATCTTACTAAACTTCTCAAAGTCGACCTCTTTCTCTCTTGCAATGCTATTGTGACATCGCTCCGCGACATCCAGGCAGTATTCCTTAAATGTAAAAAACACAGGATCGAGGTACTCTTCTCTTAATGGGCTGGTATTCAACAAGCCATGGTATAGTTTCCGCGCTGCGTTTTTCAAATGGTGATTGTAGGTGATGAACAGTTTTTTCTTTTTTGCCAGCGGTAGTTTCAGCAGGTAATAGATGCCGAGGGTGGTCTTACCGCTGCCAGCGGTGCCAGAGACTAAGGTCGGTAAAGGTTGGTTTAAGACTGCCTGCTGCTTTGGCGTTAGGTAGAGCTGCAACTCGAATGTATCTTCCTGGTGATCTTGAATACGCCCCCAACTCTCTTCGTCCAGGAGATGCCATCTTTGGGTTGCGGAATCATCTGATATTTTCTGGGTAATGCTCTCTTGCGTAAAGTAAGCTGCATCCAGATTTTCCAGTGAGATTTCACCTATGGATTCTTCATGGTAGGGTTTGAATTGCAGGAAAGGAACGTTGCCTGGGAGGATGCCTTTAGTTTTCCGGCTCACCCGGTCGTGCACAACAATGCCCCAAATGTAGACCAGTAAGGCGCCGGAGGATGCGCCATTTTCCTCTTCATGCCCCACCGTAAAGAGGATACGGTTAGCACGGTCGAGTCTGGCCTCGAAAACGACCTTCTGCCCTGCCAGGCTCTTGAGTTTCTTGACATTCAAACCGCCATCCCAGTACCCGATCTCCAAATACTCAATCTTCTGCCGCAATTTCTTCCGGTAGGTATGAGGCTGGGAGAGCATATACTTCTTGAAGGAATCGTTGATAAGAACCTTGATCATAGTTTCGTGTCAATCGCTTTCTTGTTTTTAGTAAGGAAAACGTCGATGAGCCGGTATTATGTGACAGTAATGTAATCAAACTTGAAGTGAATATCAAGACGACATTACCACAAAACTCGTCTCTTCTCCGCATTTCACATTGTGTAAAAAGTCAGGGGGCGTTAGTCGAATGATTACAAAATAACGTGTGTTTAAGAATAAATAGTAATGAATTGTCAAATTCTGATTATAAAGTCATTTGGTTGTCATTAACTGAATGAATGAAATAAATTATGCGACTTCGTGTCGCAATATAACGCAAAACTAACCCGCACCGGACGAATGGGCACGGAGATTCGAAATAAGTAATAAGCCTGAAAATCAGTGAAGACGTTAAAGAGAGAACCGCCCCCGGCATCGGGTGCAGTTGTTGTGAAGCCATGTGCCCTATTTACAAGCACTTAACTTATGGGTTTTCGTACAAAAGTTATTATTAGCATTAGTCTGAAACAATTCTTCTTAAGGTTTTAACTACAAAATTATTTAGGCTCACACCTTCATTCAATGCACGGACCGCTAAAGCTTGATGTAGGTCAGGGTCAGTGCGCAGTACAAATTTTCCAGAATATTTTTTACCGGCAGTGGCTGATGGAAGAGGGCGACCATCTTTTTTGTAAATCTCAATCCACTCATCCACAATTTGACAAAGCTCTTGGTAGACTTTCGTTTCATCTTCACCATGACAACATTTTCCTATCCAACCTGGGACAGAACCCACATAGCACTGATCTTCTTCAGACCACTCCACTAATTTTAAATATTTATCTCTTTCTTTCATTTTTATACTTCCGCAATTTTTTGTTTAATCAATTTTTCTTGATACGGTTTTGCATCATCACCGAGTTTTCCTGAAATAGTTAATACTAGACCTGATTCGTGAATGTAGTTTCGATGACTACCTTTGCCACCCCGATTAACGAAGCCCGCTTTTTCTAAATCGCCAGCAAAGTGCTTTGTACACCACTCTGCTCAACGAAACTACCCATCTATGACTTCTTCTTTATTGTGAACAACGTTTCATTGTTTTGTCTGGTATTTTTTTCGATGTCAACCAAAAGTTGCAGGACTTCCGATATAGTAAAGAATGTCACAAATGCAATTCCAAGATATAGGAGAGGAAATAACAAAACTATCCCCATTTCAAAGCTACCTGTGAGCGTGTTGAAAATACTACTCATAATCCCCAATACACCGATAACTGCTGTAAGAAATGCAAGTGTTCGAAAAATAGTTGTTATAACATAAAGTCTAGGATAATTAGCGAATCGTTCTTTTTTGGGCAGCAGCGAATAGAATAAACGTAAGAAAGATCTGCGTCCTGAAGGCGTTTGAGATTGCTCTTGCTGTTTCTGTCCATCCAGTTGTTTTTTGCGAATTTGGTCAAGCCGTTGCTTTATATATTCAAGTCCTCCTCGTCTTTTGGCCTCTTCTTTTGCAATGTTTATCGCAGGCTCTGTATAATCTTGTGTACTTTCCTCCAGAACTTCCAGTAATTTCTCGTCGGATAAGGAATGAATCCGTTTTTTAACATCGTCAGTATTTTTCATTTCGTTATCCTATCACAACACGAATAAAACCATTTGACAATGCCTCAAGCTCCTAACTAATAAATCGATCTGCGAAATGTTGAAGTATGAATAATTATGGGCACTTTTAGTCCTCTAATAAAATCATGTAAAATCAATAAAAGCGTTTTATTTTGTGTTTTCGTAATATAAAACCAGTCGATTTTTTGGTGCATAATTTATACCCTGGGGGTTTTGTTCATTAATGTAAAATATTTTCTCCCAAAAGCAACCAAAGAATGAAAATTTCAATTCAATGACGCCAAGTTTCTGCAGCAATCGTTTCGTTTTTTTATGAATGAAAAATCATTCAATCTTTGATCATCAAAACTTTCTTCTTATACTAGATTGTGCAAAAGATAATGAATCAAAACAGCTATCAACAAATGCTGCAACTTGCCATCGATGAAGCCAAAGAAGGCTTTCGGGAAGGGGTACCTAAATAAGAGAATGGGCTTAACAGTTTTGGGGGTAACCAAGTACGGAATTGGTCGTTTGGAATTCCTGGAATTCTTAGAATACTTCTTTATAAATGCCCATCTCTAAACAAAAGTTTCACGCTCAACTTCCGGCATTTATCCCCGACCGGGGTCCTTTCGTGAATCGGCGCGCTGGTAACGGCAGCCTTGTTAATGTGAGAAAGAATTTTCTTGCATCAGACTTTATGTTCTGTGTGATTAGAATGGTATCCCTTTTTTATTTGAGTAATAATAGTTTCTTCACCTTTAAGAATCGCTCTTTTCCTCCCACGACTTCTGCAACTATTTGATAAATGTAAATTCCGTTTGAAACTGCTCTGCCTTGACGATCTTTCCCATTCCAAACAACTTGATGATAACCGCCAGGCTTTTCTTCATCAACTAAACGGACAACTTCTCGCCCCAAAATATCATAGATAATCAGAGAAACTTTGCTGGCTTTGGGGGAATCAAATCGAATGGTCGTCGTCGGATTAAACGGATTCGGATAATTTTGTCCGAGAGAGAATTCTTCAGGTATGGGATTGACTTCTTCAACGTCCAAGACGGGAGATTGCGGAGTTTGAAATTCATTTTTCGTGGCACTTGCAGTGGTATCAGTACCATCCGTTGCTTTGATATGCCATGTATAAAGCGTCTCAAATTGAAGATAATTGTTGCCACCGAAAACCAACACGGTATCGTTTAAGCCAGAAATGGTCGTATCCAAACCTGCGCCGAAAAGATTGAAGATGTACTGAATTTCATCCCCTGCATCAACATCCAGCGACTTTTGCCATACAAATGAGATCAGCAAGTTGTCCACAGTACCGCCAACTGCCGGTGATATTAAATCAAAAACTGCCGGCGGATCATTACCAGGAATAACCGTTACCATAAATGTATCGCTAACACTTGCGGCACTAACATCCCTTGCTGTTACAATAATGGTTGAAACACCGTTTGAATCGCTGACAGAATTAATTTCCAGAAGGCTGCCGATAACATCTGCTGTTACCAAATCATTGGATACAGATACACTGTACACTAAGCTATCTCCAAAGGGTACATCAACATCATCAAATACAGTGTCCAAGTCTGCAACGATTACACTGTTGAAATCTTCACTTACTGTTAGATCAATAATTGAGTTTGTCGTAGTTGGCGCAGTATTGGATATTATGTCAAATTCGTGAACGAATTCTAAACTTCTTCCCCCATTGGCGTCCTTTGCATAGGCATGTATGTTGTAGGTCTTATCCGGATTTAAATGGGATAGATCAACAGGAAAGTCGGTATCAACTCTATCGGATGGCGGGAAATCCGTATATGTGAAAACCTGAGAATCTATTGTATCACTGCTAAAAAACCACTCGATAGAAACGATATCCGGTGACGCATCTAAACTCGATGTTGCTTCTTTTAAAAAAGGTCGTGCATAGGTTAAACTCCAACTGCTATTGGCATCTTGCGACCGAACATAGAGGATATGAAACCCATTATCCACACTAGTCAAATCCACGGAAAAAAGTTTTGTAATATTGCTGGTAGTAGAAAGTGAAATATCTACACCCTTTCCATAGCCCGGATCGGTGTCAATGAAGTATTCCATTTTTATAATATTCGGCGGGGGTTCGCGGCTCGCGGTTCCTTTGAAAAACGGTTTGGGATAAGTTGGACTCCATCTGCCAGAATCGTCTTTTGCTCGTATGTATAAAATGTGAAATCCGTCGCTAACCTCTGCCAAACCCACACTAAAGCTGAAT from candidate division KSB1 bacterium includes:
- a CDS encoding T9SS type A sorting domain-containing protein, yielding MKKITMLFILFFYQGLYAQSIVQIEYFIDTTPGYGNGTQVSITIPDSSLEFSFSVGLAEVSDGFHILYIRAKDDSGRWSPTYPKPFFKGTASREPPPNIIKMEYFIDTDPGYGKGVDISLSTTSNITKLFSVDLTSVDNGFHILYVRSQDANSSWSLTYARPFLKEATSSLDASPDIVSIEWFFSSDTIDSQVFTYTDFPPSDRVDTDFPVDLSHLNPDKTYNIHAYAKDANGGRSLEFVHEFDIISNTAPTTTNSIIDLTVSEDFNSVIVADLDTVFDDVDVPFGDSLVYSVSVSNDLVTADVIGSLLEINSVSDSNGVSTIIVTARDVSAASVSDTFMVTVIPGNDPPAVFDLISPAVGGTVDNLLISFVWQKSLDVDAGDEIQYIFNLFGAGLDTTISGLNDTVLVFGGNNYLQFETLYTWHIKATDGTDTTASATKNEFQTPQSPVLDVEEVNPIPEEFSLGQNYPNPFNPTTTIRFDSPKASKVSLIIYDILGREVVRLVDEEKPGGYHQVVWNGKDRQGRAVSNGIYIYQIVAEVVGGKERFLKVKKLLLLK
- a CDS encoding UvrD-helicase domain-containing protein gives rise to the protein MRQKIEYLEIGYWDGGLNVKKLKSLAGQKVVFEARLDRANRILFTVGHEEENGASSGALLVYIWGIVVHDRVSRKTKGILPGNVPFLQFKPYHEESIGEISLENLDAAYFTQESITQKISDDSATQRWHLLDEESWGRIQDHQEDTFELQLYLTPKQQAVLNQPLPTLVSGTAGSGKTTLGIYYLLKLPLAKKKKLFITYNHHLKNAARKLYHGLLNTSPLREEYLDPVFFTFKEYCLDVAERCHNSIAREKEVDFEKFSKMILSCPQAKGYDAPLIWEEIRSIIKGALPQININILKNALVGLKIKPVQPRFLSALQQQFYTFAQLKSLEKVENFVQKYLGTDIMTFSRNLSHYVEAQGDRVLTVIDRTFNLLSKARELTQKKYLSFVDYEALGKKKAPNFQLDRHNLYRVFEWYQERLHREGLWDELDLTREVVTLLSEHKPDTHCYDLVVCDEVQDLTDVQHELLFYTVRNPMNLLLCGDTKQTINPSGFRWEELKRHFYERKLKIPDIHFLNLNFRSSGSIVELSNILLELKAKLLGSSAEEPKEDWKYKGRPPVVVRNLDQPTILESIRSTSAKKTILVRTEEEKKYLRELLDTELIFTINEAKGLEFDTVLLWKFGSDVRTKDIWKVIIAESDQSIHQAKIKHEINLLYVAITRAQRDLLIYDDTEPSLIWRSEPIRDKVYITDDVNYISSVWNVISAPDEWLTQGHYFFERRYYKAAMECYKNAGEDTLLVKARAYEAEKRQDFQLAANCFQEIGDLDKAASYYEKCGDYEQAFLLWSKSNSKENAHRCHLKLLEQKGRFGELADIHLSRKAYRLGFEFLVKAKIYDQAAEVSLKRLKDKEEAAYYYEKGGLFKQSAVLYEKLKNLEKAAALFEKAKDFDSAMRLWRHLKRQDRLLSIYQQTGDYSNQLKIYEKARDFDNAVKVVKKLSDSEDLLSQAHDFFEKRKYFPALVRYYVAKDHDGTAMSYFKLKNFAEAARFCELAHDYYHAAKAYQKLKNMKAAFVNYLKSEEDRQNNFADARRVARHVIAPDIINVGHQLHTQQQLEAAELCFTLAHDNVQAGCCALQDSRREQALNHWRKCLYQPYQIEKIAAYCLRHDFIKVAAEFLLSEPPYAFSSSYYYDYDYIDYQFQLENKSSLVVLMDKYFEQDPDEKEMVKWVEILTRLTFSDELQDKKLFYLEKSRRYDHYFSYLRELREEAPQSMSKLEKRFKREYPELVKDISELSAIKLYFLGKFEDFNRIVRQLQITEHNYRIFAESTHNDKAMDMMMEKGEFYEVARILLHRKEFLKLAEIYEQRGLLVDAANYYNVAGKYGKSAGMFEKIQKFTRAGEAYYKAHNYEKALAMYVKSGKNKAKIAQTYEKLGEYAKAAELWKELGKPRKYNNCVTKLDSMDLF
- a CDS encoding toxin-antitoxin system HicB family antitoxin; this translates as MKERDKYLKLVEWSEEDQCYVGSVPGWIGKCCHGEDETKVYQELCQIVDEWIEIYKKDGRPLPSATAGKKYSGKFVLRTDPDLHQALAVRALNEGVSLNNFVVKTLRRIVSD